Part of the Cololabis saira isolate AMF1-May2022 chromosome 15, fColSai1.1, whole genome shotgun sequence genome, TGGAAAGCTGGTCGGGATAGAGCTATTCTCTTATTTTATCATCCGTCACTCTAAACAGGAATCTGATCCCACCTATTTTCCGTCATTTCCACGGGTTATAGAGTGCTGTTTAGGAGCAGCTTTTCCAGGCAGACTGTTTATCTGTGTTCACCTGATAAAACCAATCTTTACTTGCTAACTTACTAACTAACGACTACTCTGATAGTTAATTAGTCATCGActattaaaattattattattgattagtGTACTAATTGGATTATGGACCTCATTtattaaatggctcttatttagctctcagcttttaatttttttgaggTTGTTTAAATGGTTTGCTtatcataaattaaaaacatgaaagatggacacttcattcaaaaatacatcTTAAACAACTTTACTGCCAGTCATCGTAGCGTTTCATCAGCTGCCACCGTATGGTTTCCCTGGCGCTGTTTTCTTATTGAGCATCATGTGCAACTCTGAGCAGAGATAGAAAGTGAGGGTGACGCCTCACTCTGCCcattttattacaaaaaaaagtcaacaattAAATTCGTAGGCAACAATTTTGTCGATTCATGGACTAACTGTTGTACCTGTAAAACAGTTCAGTGTGTTGATTTCATAACGTGTATGTGATGgaaatggtgtgtttgtttTCCAGTTGGAAGAGAACCGTAACACTCAGAAACAGATGAAGGTGCTGCAGAAGAAGCAGAACCAGATGGTTCAGGAGAAAGACAACCTGAGGAACGAGCACAGCAAGGCCATCCTGGCCCGCAGCAAGCTGGAAAGCCTCTGCAGGGAGCTGCAAAGACACAACCGGACACTCAAGGTCATACAACATACCATAACAATGTCTTTTTAAATCACAGTCACTTCTCTCTGAGCTTTTTCCCGTGACTATGTGAAGACGCAGAGCTGTTTACTGAAATTATCAACCTAAGTTAATATGAACTTGAGAGCAGCTAACCTCTCATAAAGGGAGAATCAGCGGTGATCAACACAGAATCAGGAGCGAATGAGAGAGCTGGATATATTTAgatttataccacggtctgtgtgaatactctaTTCTGATTGGCCGGCAGGTGGAGGTTATCAATTATAACCTACACtactagaaaacaagttcggtcaaattgcctgaaaacttttaatatcattgcgctggatcaactgccaggtggtaaccatggcaacggagattcagagaagaagagccgcaggacggcgacatgagtgattttgtaatttcttttgatttatttggtgaatttaaccgttttgatgactgggatgcagaagaggaaagaaaagaaaatagcggagctgagcggactagaatatctcctgttaccaaggaaactgagttatggcttgttaaaaaactttgtaacttaccaggttccaacggctgcagacgagaggttaaatagtccgctcagctgtggcttgttataaaactaatgatttcaactgaaaacacattaaagcatgagtaacttatttaatatttatgttttttggtaagtgactgtggtataagcgggataatgcccttcgaggtgtaCACTTCGCAGAGGCACACCGTCCTCCGCTTCGCGTCAGGCGGTTCACGTccccgcgtcgtccatatatttctgataatgtacacctgctcgggcattatcccttacatgaGTTCCACATGGAACTCACAAGGAGAGCTCAGAAGTGTTGGGGTGTAGGAGTCTGAATGGTGGCTCGTGTTATTTTAATGGTATTTGATGATGTGTTTGAACGGtcacattttctttcttctgctgTGTTGCAAACGGCCACTATTTGCCAGTGGATTTGTGTCTGAACGCTGTAATTGTCTCTGCAGGAGGAAGGAATCCAAAGAACgcggctggaggaggagaaaaggaaggaggtGACTTCTCATTTCCAGGTGACGCTGAACGACATCCAGACTCAGATGGAGCAGCACAACGAGAGAAACGCCAGCCTTCGACAAGAGAACGCAGACCTGGCAGAAAAACTCAAGAAACTCTACGAACAGTACAAACTGCGCGAGGAGGTGAGTGGgagccttttctttcttccgTTTTCTCCTTAAAAGATGTGCGTTCtcattttcttgacttttttggaCCCCACTAGCACATCGACAAAGTGGTGAAGCATAAAGACCTGCAGCAACAGCTGGTGGATGCGAAGCTGCATCAGGCAcaggagctgctgaaggagTCGGAGGAGCGGCACGAGAGAGAGAAAGACTTTGTAAATATCTGTATCATAGATGCACCAAGACATTTGTCCTGTTGTTGCACAAATCTAACAAGCACTTCTGTTCTCTCTGCAGCTGCTAAAGGAAGCCGTAGAGTCTCAGAGGATGTGTGAGCTGATGAAGCAGCAGGAAGTTCACCTCAAACAGCAGGTTTCTTAAGATTTTACTCTCCACGTTCAGCTGAATGTGTTTATTGTTGGTTTGTTGGACTGTATCTGTGTTGCACGTTGAAACCTTTGTTGCATTATTTTCTCAGCTGTCGCTGTACACAGAGAAGTTTGAAGAGTTTCAGACCACCTTGTCCAAGAGCAACGAAGTCTTCACTACATTCAAACAGGAGATGGAGAAGGTGACGTGTTTCTGTTGGGGTGAAACATGAAGGACATTGCTTTGATTGCCTGCtcaaactgtttttgtttttttctcctctgtgATCACAGATgactaaaaaaatcaaaaagctGGAGAAGGAGACGGCGATGTATCGCTCAAGGTGGGAGAGCAGCAACAAGGCCCTGCTGGAGATGGCGGAGGAGGTAAAGCAGCAGCTGCTCTCTCTGGTCGTCAGCTCTTGTGTTGCTAAAACGGCTCAAAGAACGGACAAAAATCAAGCAGCTTTGGTCCCTGGAGGAGACGGACTCCTTCCGCTATGTTCACTGACCAAAGTGCAAAACATTTGATCAAAGATCAAGATCAAAAATGAGATTTCTTGGGACACAATGTTTCACCAAGACTTAATACGTATTTGATTATTTTCAAATCTTAGCCACTTTAAATTTCAGTTCAGTAATACTTTAACCCCAGATGGGAAATTATATAAACATGGGACATTGTAGACTTGATTGAGAAACGGCACACTAATCTTATTGACGCCTCACAATTTAGGATTATTTGGGAAAGTAGCGGGTTGCAGCAACTTCAGAACAGCCCATGACCTCATGACTAGGGATCTCCCGATCAGTTTTTTTTGGCTCTGATTCTGCGTCATTTGATTCTGAGTATCTACCGATACTGAGTCCTGATCCGATACTTtcataacaaattaaaaaaatgaacaaattaaaaataaacacatccaGGTTGTCCACTATTTGTATTCACCTTATTTAGCATTTAAACAGAGCAGCTCTTCGAGGTAGTTTGAACAATCAAGTAATGATAGTGcaaatttaaatataaatttgaCTTTATTTGACTTGTTTTTCAACTTATTAGTTTACAGGCACAGATAAGCAAATAAAGGTGCAACAGTGTCCTAAAGTAAGGCCACTAATGTGCTCTTTAGACTttactcttacttcttactgtccttttctggcttaaagagtaaaatgtttgtgtttgaaggACCCACGATCTTCCTCGCAGTAGCAGGGTGTCCGTCACGCTGCGTTGAGAAAGCAAGCCCTCGTGCACGCAAAGTCGGCAACAATGCGTGACGCAGCCTGTGGCGTTTTTCTGAACGCTCAGCTCAGGAAGACGACACAGACGCATCATTTGGGTTTCAGTCACCGTTGTAACTTAAGTTTTATTCATTTACCTCCGCTGTAACAGAcccaccacaaacaaacaactttatTTAACTCACTTTACGTGACAAGGCCCACACTCCGCACCCCCACCTCTCCCATAGCTTTCTTCATATTAGCAGTGTTGTCGTGCAAAATTATGTAGACCCATTGTTTGTTGATACACTGGTTGTTTAGCATTTTTTCCATAGTCTGTTTGATGCACTGAttaaaataatgagaataaattagatatccGATCCCTAATCGGGATGCAACGTCCGATTTCAGTCAAGTCTGAAAGAAcatgatcgggacatccctacccATGACTGCTGCAAGGCACAAGTCAGGCTCAAAATCAGGCTCAAAATAGTCCCTGAAGTTATCTAGTGCTGCCAGCATCTCTGCACAGAGGCCGAGTCTGATGTGTTTGATTCAGTAAGATAAAAAACAGTTGAGATAATCTTGAGAAACTTCAATGTGATCTCTAAGTTAGGTTTGTAAATGTTGAACTGACTTTACTTAAACTGCCAGCATCTAAACAAAGTCTTCACACCTTGTATTTGTGTGTCTACAGAAAGCCGTGCGGGATTGCGAGTTTGAAGCCCTTCAGGGTAAAGTCCAGAGGCTGGAGAAGTTACGGCGAGCGTTGAAAGTTGAACGAAATGACTTGAACAAGAAGGTCCAGACCCTGAGCGGGGAACCCGGTGGCTCCGCGGtcgcccccacccccacccccgacCCCGGGACTGACTCCCCCTCTCCACCGCCTACAGACTCGGGGCTGGAGCCCGGCACCTGCCCCAGCCCAGACAGCTCCACCTGTCCCCACCCCTGCCACTGTGAGCCCCACCCGGACAAAGACGGCCTACTAGAAGAGGCCAAGCCTCTGCCCGTCCCCGCGCAGCAATGAGGCTGAGCTGCTCACActcccctcctccacctccagcaTCAACCTACCAAAATATAAGCCACCAGCCCACAAGCCACTACTCCTCCGCCGGGAGAAGCTGATGTTCCACACTGGTCTGGAAGAAGATACGATTGTTACACGTTCATTTGTTCGGAATATCTGAGGGACTTTTTAGCTGAATGGTTAACTTGTGGTCTCCCAGTATCCTCTGCAGactttaaaacataaaaaaacagcaatcTAAGTATATGTACATGCACATTGTAAGGTTTTAGTATTGTTAAGCATTTGACAATATTTGCAGTAACCTGATTTGCTGCTGTAATTAGAGTTCAGTGAttcatttaaccctttaaaacaCAAGATAATTTATATTCAAGTAAGTTAGATAAGGTTTTACTGAGTTACATGGGATGACACAagttagtgtgtgtgtatgtgtgcgtgcgcTACTCTCATTCCCAGTATTGGAAAGGCTTCTGTCACTAAAAGCCTCTTCAGTTTCTGTAGCTAGTAACAACAAATATAAGTAAAGTAAGTTTTAACATAATTATTGAAGgatggttcttttttttttttcctgcacacATTAAATGTtcaaattatttttgttttttttccacattagaTGATTTAGAGTGGGTTTACTCTGATGACCAATCCTTTGTTCTGACATGTCGTTGAGATCAGTTATTTTTGGCTTATTGATTAAATTTGTTTAAAACTTTGTTTAATGACCACTTAAAAACATTTAActctgtgcatttgtgtgtgtgagatgtgtCTTAAACATCCAGTAGTGATTGTGTCCTCCTAATCTTGGGAATAGCAGTTTGTAATTAGGGTTTAACAAGAGAATGTTCAAGTACCTCTATGCAACGCTTGTGTCTTGGTTTTTTTCTGTGGCAGTTTGAACTGACAAGCACTTACCCGAGAATGTATCTTCACTGTAACACTTTCCTGCATAGAAATGCTGACTATTTTTTTACAGTGCTTCTCACAGccgaatgtttttgttttttggagtGGAGGTTAAGTTtggatcattttttttttttgttgagctACTTTTATTGACTTTGAACATAAACGTTTGCATCTCCCAGATGCTTTTTAAAAGGTGCAGTGACTGAGCCAAGTGGGTAACTGGGGAAATTCAACTTCTTAGTGAAATACTTGACTTCTCAGATGTGTCATTTCCAAACATATCCATTTCTTCTCTACTAACCAACTCGTAGCATTGATCAAATGATGACGAATGAAATGTTAATGGAAACTTAATCTCTTCCGTTGTCCAGTTGGACGGATTCATTGTACCCCGAGTTCATTGACCATAAGAAGGAACCAAAGACGtttcctttttgtctttttcagtaCTTTTATCTGGCCTTGTATATTTAGTTTCTTGTTAAATAAAAGATGTAACTGTGTAAGTTTGAGTTCTTGGCTGAACTATGACTCAGGGCATGTTTCACTATAAAATATTTGTTGCATATTTTTCATTAAAGagaggaattaaaaaaaatatggtgGGTTTTGACCTCCTAAATGTCACTTATATTTACTTAGTGAGTGTGTTGTCAAGTGTTTACATCAGTGGATGTCATGACCAGAGAGCTTGCCTGATAACTGCACAATAACATTTGTATTTGATGTTACAATCAGATTACTTTACCAGAGGAAACCATACCAACATTTAGAAATAACGTACAAATAatctttgaataaataaatgcaaaccAACTTCTCAGTATAATAAAACTAACCTCCTTAGACAATGTTCATCTTTTACAATGTGCAGGCGTTACTACACCTTATTGTAAACACTGCTGCTAAATGACAAAGAATAAAAACGAAAGCAAGCAAAAGTTAAATAATTATCTGGTAGAAGAAATACTAATTCTGTATCCAATTGAAAAGTTCAAGTCCTGCAGCTCCCTCCACCGCTGAAAAGCCACTCCAATATTCGCCCAGGTTTTATTTCCACCATGTtccgtttctttctttttggcttacTTTGCTTACATGTGTAAGTAGTAACTGTCTCTCCACCCTTTTAATAAAACTCTCCCAGGCGCTTCAGTTCACATGTGAGGGGAGAGGGTGGAGGTTTGTATCGTGCGTGTGCATGACTCTTAGCGCGCCCCCTGGCGGTGATTGGCGGAGCTGCAACGGGGACGGTGGACACTTGTAAACTGCAGTGCGAGCTGCAGGGGGCGCCAGAGGAGCGGGTTTGTCTTTCAAATTACCTAGTTTGTGTATTATCAGAAAAATGGTGGTAATTTCATCAAATATGATGAAaatctttattgaacacaataaaacaacatagaacAGTAATTAAACATCTTCTCGTAAGGATGATAGTATACTTAGTAGACATAATATAAGATGCTGTCAAAGATAgagctatatagaaaaaacaattaactatatattgaaataaaagacaaacaggggtttttataaagtgcaaactataaaagtatcacagtatttaaaatcaggcaaacaaaagtaccaaaaagaggagcaaggactgaggcattataaaagcagaaaacaagatatatcctcacaaatctttttagccattcaagtctatttttcttaggaataagaagaataatttaaaatcatttaaaaaccgCTCAGAGGGTTTGCTATTCCTCCACTTACTacaatgaatatgatatttacccatgagaataactatatttattatgtcagatacattcgacttcaagttatctatataggaaaaaaatatgagagATATCGAAGACTGGTATGTCCTCTACTCTAAGTAGTAACCAGTTTCTTAATTCTAACCAGAAGTTTCTGGACACCGGACACAGGAAAAACATATGTTCTAAAGTTTCATCTGCTACATTACAGAAAGCACATTGATCAACTTTGAACTTGAATTTTTTTAAGGAATTCTGCAACCGGGTACACTTTATAcaatattttaaagtgactttccTCAATCTTTGTGGAAATGGGCCATctaataatctaatctaatctaatagaATGAGTTTTTATCAACATAGACGCAGTTATTTTCTCATTCTCTTGAGGTTTTAACCCTCCGTTATAATCATAAAATACTATTGGTTTCCAGGCAGCATTAATCACTTTGTTATTACACTTATTATCATTCaagcatgggtgcagatcccgggggggacatgccccccccccaatttctgaaaaacattaattttcccccccaataaaaataccctaaattattcaaaattgaacaaatgtattttcagacttaaaggttgaatatgtagaatatttgtTGATAATTTTCCTGATTTTGTTGTGTCTACTGGTCAGATTGATGATAAAAAGGGCAACATGGGTACATTTTGTTGATAATTTTCATGATTTTGTTGTCTCTTCTCTAAATTAATGACTATATAAATTAATGAATATGAATTTATTGTCAAGTTGTATAATCCATGAGTTGTCTAGATACAGATAAGAAGattacggcctgtccctgggtgcgtgctctgttgtggacctggctgtgtctgaccatttctgcgtgttttttaacatcaccagttttaaccagcgggaggccccggtgagaacggtgaggaaacgtaacctaactcctgaagtggctgcaaattttatccagattttacagaacactcctgcagagattttaccagcaccctgtgattttatcgttgacaattttaacaaaatactcaaaacaacgctggactcagtggctccgattttaaccaaaagaattagcagaaaacctacacccccatggagaactgaggaaataaagaaactaaaaagaaactgcaggagtgctgaaaggagatggaggaaatcaaaattaaccatacactatgaaattttatgccaactccttaaaaactacaataatactattaaaaaagcaagaacttcacatttcaaaaacttaattttaaataacaaaaacaattccaaattcttattctccacaatagattttttaacaaatggaaaccctgacagatcccataaaacagcaacagaccattactgtgaggattttgcagaccacttcaggggtaaaattgatgacattagatccagtcttttatctcaacagattttaactcttaacacacctggatcagtgcttttacctgaggaaacactggagagttttgccttggttgatgcggggacactttgtagagttttctccaaggtaaagcccacaacctgccttttagaccccattcccacaccgttttttaaaacactctatggattctttgaggaacagcttttgtatttggtcaactgttctcttcagacgggtgtcttccccgccgcctttaaaacggcggtggtgaagccccttctgaagaagagtgggttggaccccaatgttttaaataactaccggcctgtatccaacttaccgtttttaagtaaaattttagaaaaacttgtttttaatcaagtgaatgaatttttaaactcaacacacattttagaggctcatcagtccggttttaggatgaaccacagtacagagacagcacttttaaagattttaaatgacatcaggtgcaatttagataaccaaaaactcacagtcttggttctgctggatctaaccgccgccttcgatacagtagaccatcacattttattaaacagactgaagcacctggtcggcctctctggtactgttcttaaatggttcacgtcctacctcactgatcgtagtttcttcgtaagtatggatacatgttcctcaggaatctataagataaggtgtggggttccccaagggtcaattttaggtccaactctttttaatctgtacatgctgccccttggggacgtcatcaggagacacggcatcagcttccacagctatgctgacgatacgcaactgtacatcgccgtgtctcctgatgacactgggccaattgatgccctttttaactgtattttagacatcaagtcatggatggcagcaaacttcctacagctcaaccagggcaaaacagagattttactcatcggtcctgaaggccagagagagaaacttttaccaaagttacaggattttaaaccctcaaaatcagttaaaaatctgggcgtgatttttgactctgagctcacttttattccacatattaaaaacataacaaagatcggtttttaccatcttaagaacatagccagagtccgcccgtttctctctcaggccagcacggaggtgctaatgcatgcttttatctcatgtcgtttagattattgtaacgccctgctctctggtcttcccaaaaagaacatgtacaatctacaattactacagaactcagccgcacgcgtgctgacgaggaccagagggcgggagcacattacacctgttttaaaatcgctgcattggctccctgtgcgcttcagggttgattttaaggttcttttactagtttttaagtgtcttaatggtcttgggccttcttatttgtctgcactacttttaccctatcaaccctcacggaccctgaggtcctccggtgctggccttttaaccataccaaaagttagaactaggacacacggggaggcggcattcagtttttatggtccccgattgtggaacagcctcccggagaacctcagggccgcagagactgttgatgtttttaaaaaga contains:
- the txlna gene encoding alpha-taxilin isoform X2; translated protein: MKKQDTEELAPPGSEAAAPAEGGMEAAAPADGGVEAAAPADGGVEAAAPAEGGVEAAAPVDGGMEAAAPADGGMEAAAPVDGGMEAAAPADGGMEAAAPADGGMEAAAPADGGMEAAAPADEGVEAAAPVDGGTEAAAPADGGVEAAAPADGGMEAAAPADGGMEAAAPADGGMEAAAPADGPVSSAGAAKDASDSSSPKESESPSTQTDTPPEGHEAGGQGKEITLLMQTLNTLSTPEEKLGGLCTKYAELLEENRNTQKQMKVLQKKQNQMVQEKDNLRNEHSKAILARSKLESLCRELQRHNRTLKEEGIQRTRLEEEKRKEVTSHFQVTLNDIQTQMEQHNERNASLRQENADLAEKLKKLYEQYKLREEHIDKVVKHKDLQQQLVDAKLHQAQELLKESEERHEREKDFLLKEAVESQRMCELMKQQEVHLKQQLSLYTEKFEEFQTTLSKSNEVFTTFKQEMEKMTKKIKKLEKETAMYRSRWESSNKALLEMAEEKAVRDCEFEALQGKVQRLEKLRRALKVERNDLNKKVQTLSGEPGGSAVAPTPTPDPGTDSPSPPPTDSGLEPGTCPSPDSSTCPHPCHCEPHPDKDGLLEEAKPLPVPAQQ
- the txlna gene encoding alpha-taxilin isoform X1; translated protein: MKKQDTEELAPPGSEAAAPAEGGMEAAAPADGGVEAAAPADGGVEAAAPAEGGVEAAAPVDGGMEAAAPADGGMEAAAPVDGGMEAAAPADGGMEAAAPADGGMEAAAPADGGMEAAAPADEGVEAAAPVDGGTEAAAPADGGVEAAAPADGGMEAAAPADGGMEAAAPADGGMEAAAPADGPVSSAGAAKDASDSSSPKESESPSTQTDTPPEGHEAGGQEAALSQCDMAEELSRQLEDILSTYCRESVSGAASALLNGQSHSLVLNGLTSEKEDDKSAAGKINSSQNKAEREQKKIQEKKKVKGLGKEITLLMQTLNTLSTPEEKLGGLCTKYAELLEENRNTQKQMKVLQKKQNQMVQEKDNLRNEHSKAILARSKLESLCRELQRHNRTLKEEGIQRTRLEEEKRKEVTSHFQVTLNDIQTQMEQHNERNASLRQENADLAEKLKKLYEQYKLREEHIDKVVKHKDLQQQLVDAKLHQAQELLKESEERHEREKDFLLKEAVESQRMCELMKQQEVHLKQQLSLYTEKFEEFQTTLSKSNEVFTTFKQEMEKMTKKIKKLEKETAMYRSRWESSNKALLEMAEEKAVRDCEFEALQGKVQRLEKLRRALKVERNDLNKKVQTLSGEPGGSAVAPTPTPDPGTDSPSPPPTDSGLEPGTCPSPDSSTCPHPCHCEPHPDKDGLLEEAKPLPVPAQQ